CATCGCTAGTTGAATTTAGTTCCTCTCCATAGCAACTTTGTTTGGTTGGAAGGAGgggaagggaaaaacaaagaaaacacggaaatccAGAAATGAATTTGTTTTTAACCTTGGTCTAAATTCATTCATCGATTTCCGTATTTTCTTTTCCCTTCGCCTCCATCCAACCAAACATACCTGTCCGGTGAAGCGTGATATCACATTGTTCAAAAACATATTCCTTGAACTATTTATTCATTATAAATGCACAAACACCAAAACTACACCAAATCCTCACTCCCAAGTTCATTCCTTCTCATATTGCTCTGCTTCTACTCTGCCACGTTCTGTTCATTATTTTTGTTCTGTTTTCTGAGCTTCCCCTGTTACACACACAAAATGATTACCATAAAACGTGTCTACAGATTCTTCAAATTCCATGCTTTGATTCTTCCCCTTTATCCACAACAAGTAAAAATCCATTATGCTTCGTGAATGGCCAAAATTGATCCTTCCTTTATTCCTCATCTGCCATAATTCCCCTGCAAAATTCTTCCACCAAAGAGCATTGACAAGTTCGTGTCACTTTCCAACTCAAATAGCAACCGCATATTCCACATTTCAATCAAACACTTCAACCCTTTAGCCTGTAACTTCCGTTTCCAAGTAGAACAAGAAAAATCAGATGATTGCCACAAATTACAAGAACTTTACTTGTAGTTGTAGAGTTGTTAAGATGAGTAAAATAATGCAGAGTTCTGACTATTCTAGGCTTTTCAGGTTGCGTTTTTGGCTCATGCACAATAAATTTTCTCAAACTATATAGTGTTTCAAGTTTCAATGAGCTTAGGAGGTGATTGTTAACTGTTAAGCTGGAGCATATAGCTAAGAATTAGACATGGCTTCCAAGAGGGAGAACAAGGAAGATCATTGTTATGTGGAAACTGACCCAACTGGTCGTTATGGCAGGGTAAGTTCTGAATCCCCTGTTTCTCTCTGTTTTTTTGTGGcatttgttatcattatttgtgCTACATGAATGGCAAAATGTACCCCTTTCTTTTTATGCATCGTTGGTGTGTTGTTTCAGAATGGACATGGACACATGGTTAGTGTTGTACTAGCAAATTTTAGCTGTGTTATATTTTGTTACTCGGTTTAGTAAGATAGGGTTagttgaaagaaaatgtaaAACTAATTTTTATACATCAAGTGCAAATAATTgggtgcatgtttggatatacGGCAGAAAACCACGGTGAATCCAAAATCACGATAGACATAAGCAATTTCCCTTAGCTTTTGCGACTATCCACTCCTCCATAATCTTGACCTATTGTAGTTTTTGgttgtgtatccaaacatgcactgagACATTTTGTCTCTTAGCTTTATATTTGATTTAGTCCATGTTGGGAAATCAATCTATATTTTACTCTATAGCcagccagaatcaattctggggagaagtttatgtgagtagcttctaggttttagaattgattatgtGGAAtgagaagctgatccaaacattgTATTAGTGTGACAAATGATCTGCTTTCTTTGTGATTGATTAGTTTGGAGATGTTCTTGGAAAAGGGGCAATGAAGACAGTGTACAGAGCAATTGATGAGGTCCTTGGTATAGAGGTAGCATGGAACAAGGTCAGACTCAATGAGGTGCTTCACAACCCGGATAATTTGCAGCGGCTTTACTCAGAGGTTCATCTTCTCAGTACCCTCAAGCACGAGTCGATCATACGATTCTATACCTCTTGGATTGATGTTAATAACAAGGCCTTCAATTTTGTTACAGAAATGTTCACATCAGGGTCACTGAGAGAGTAACTTCCTTTCCAACTATACATTAGGCAACTTGAGTCCCATTGCGTAGTTCCTTAGAAAGATCTGCATGCAACATCTTCATTACTCAGAATTTAAATCAGAAGCCTCTTTCATTTAATCCTGACATTTATGTCTTCTAGTATTCTGATGTTAGTGCATGCATAAATatgatatataaaatattaaaatctgcATGATAGGAATGTGGAATTTCATGATTAACTAATTAGTCTTTAAAGAACTGTGAAGAACCTAGAAAAAAGAATTGGTTGATTTTGCTCTTATATATAGTATCTTTCAGGTGTAGAACATTCCCATTCATGGATTTTGTTTGATATAAGTGATGCTATTTGAAAATTTAGCCATTTATATTTAATAAGAGTATGACCATGAGCTCCTAGGATAGGTTGAATATAGTCAAATTCCTTAAGCCTGAAAAAAATATTGCAACTTTCTGGCTTGTTATCTCCTTGATGAAATTGATTATTTACTGGCATGATAGATACCGGAAGAAATATGAGCGAGTCAGCATACAAGCGATAAAGATTTGGGCTCGCCAAATCTTAAAGGGTCTTGTTTATCTACATGGCCACGATCCACCTGTAATCCATAGGGACCTCAAATGTGATAACATATTTGTCAATGGCCATCTTGGACAAGTGAAAATTGGTGACCTTGGGCTAGCTGCAATTCTCCGTGGTTCCGATTCAGCTCACAGTGTTATAGGTACTTACTTTGTTGCCAATGAGTGTTGCAGACTAGAAAGTACTGAGAAACTGGTATATGTATTTATTGCCAATTAAAATGTTCTTCCTTTTTATGCTAGGTACCCCCGAGTTCATGGCACCAGAATTGTATGAGGAAGAATACAATGAACTTGCTGATGTGTACTCATTTGGCATGTGTGTATTGGAGATGATTACATCTGATTATCCATATAGTGAATGTTCTAATCCAGCACAGATCTACAAGAAAGTAACATCGGTAAGTTAAGGTTCTGGTGTGATGTAAGTTTCAGGATATAAGTAAATCTTGGTGTTTTCTTTAaaattcatatttatattttagggGAAGCTACCAATGGCATTTTCCCGGATTGAAGACTCGGAAGCACATAAGTTTATTGGAAAATGCCTAGTACCTGCAGCAAAGAGGCCATCGGCAAAAGACTTGTTGCTTGACCCTTTTCTTGTGTTTGATGATTCATCATCAACAATGAAGTTTGAAATTCAGAagccatttttgaatgacatTGAGATGGAGAAACTGCAATTGAGTGATGCTTTTCCTAGGACTGAAATGAAAGTAATAGGGAAGCTGAATCCTGAAGATGATACTATCTTTCTCAAAGTGAAAATTTCTGATAAGAATGGTATATAATCTTTACTCAATGCTCAATATCTAGTTTGGTTCATTTTAAGGAACATTTTCTTTTATGTCTGAGACTCTATGCCTGCTTCTTGCAATTTTCCAGAAAACATTTGCTTATGTTTTGTAGATGAGCTTCAATCTTTAAATGACTTGAGGTTCTTCTTTTTGCTACATTACTTATGTTTATATAAGCCTGCTAATCCTACATATTGAAGTAACAACAATTTTCTTCTGCCTACTCCTGCAGGGTCTGTTAGGAATGTATTTTTTCCCTTTGACATTTTCACTGATACCCCAAATGATGTTGCAATGGAGATGGTAAAAGAACTGGAAATTTATGATTGGGATCCTTTTGCAATTGCAAATATGATTGATAGAGAGATATCTGCTCTACTACCACATAGAAGGCGAAGTTACAGTTCAGATACCTTCCACACATTCAGTTATCAAGTTCCCTCCTACTGCAATTgatattttagttaattttctTTTACAAGTCTGAAGCTTAAGACTGTAGGCATGGTGTTATGAAATCCTACAAGTAGTATTAGAGAAAGGGAATAGAATCCCTGATAATATGTTTTCATATCTACTTCTGCTCTCGttttaatttcatgtttttGATGGATATATAAGGAAATCGTTATGAAAAAACTAATACAATTTAGCATAATCATCTGGTTGGAAAGGCAAGAGTTGGTTTTAACTATTTGTAGTCTCTTTAGTAACATGACAAGCAAAGACGGAACCAGAAAAATTGGGTCAAATAAAATCAACAATGATTAATTGAAGAGTATAGTATAAAAATTTTAAAGGGGTTAAATACTTCATTTGAATACCATTTTATTAAGGAATTTTTTCTCTTGGGGAGCGACTGTACCATTTATAATGCATGTGGTTCAGTCCCTGATGACAAACTATTGTTCCAGATGATTTGCATGATGATACCAGTTCAAGATGCTCGTCACAAGGCACATATTCCAACTTGAATTACTTTTCTATGGATGACCATGAATTCAGTTTGGCCCCTATTAGACAAGATAAACTTCACATCATGAAGAGTCACAAGGGAACAAGGTATTCTCCAGGTGAAGACATGAGCAATGACAACCAGTGCAAAGTTTCAGGAGGATCACAAACTCCTTCTAGTGGTAAAAGTAAGATAATGAGAGACAATCAAAGACTCACAAGGAACAGGTCATTAATTGATATGCACAGCCAATTATTACACAGATCACTGGTTGAGGAGGTAAACAAAAGGCGTCTATTTAAGACTGTTGGTGCTGTGGAAAACATTGGATTTCAGACACCTTATGATGTTTCCACAAAAGAGTCACACCCTGTAGGTATTGCTTTAAATCAGAAAACTACAAGAACTGGCAAGGGagcaaaataaaaacattaagaAATAATGTCTTGTCTCTTGCATATTGAAATTATATAAATGAAATGTATATAGCATTCAGTGCTCTTGAGAAAAAGATTCCCAAAAAAATGATTTGAAGGGAATGTTGATCTTAAATTTGTCCAATAACATATCCAAATAATTACACTGTTAGGTTCAAATGAGTGTGATTATGTATATAGATGTACATGGACTGTgctgataaaaaataaatgctGTATAGCAATGAAGAAAGTCTTCTCGATGCTCTACTTTTCTTTGTTATTGTAGATGAAAGGAAAAGCGGTGCAGCTTGTTGAGAATCCATGATGCTAGTGGTTTGTTTTACTAGTTTCATTATCATTTTTGGAACATATTCCAATTTGGATAATGTTGCATATATTTGAGCCTTTAATTGTCAGTTATAAACAACATAGTTGTTCAGGACTCGAACATAATTGTCTCCCCTAAAAAGAGTCAGAGTCGTGGCTaaacatttcaaattcagcaAAAGTCATATGTATATTCGTTTGGGTACATTGTTATGGTGACCTGAATTTTCTCCATAGAGATCCATTATTCATGTATTGGATGTGATAGTTGCTAAATCTGGTTGAGCACCCAAACAACAATTCAGGGTGCCCATGTGCCTAGTTTCCTGAGTAGAGTTGCTATAGTTTTTCCTTTTAAACTATTTAACAATAGAcgttatatattatatatatcacCTAAAGGAGaagcaaaatatcatcaaatcaTCGATTTTGAGTCCAAAAGTAGCACCCTTTGTTTGACTATTTTAATCTATCTAAAGAATTTACTTATGGTAAAAGGAGATGTATAATGATGGACCCCATTTATGACTAATGAATCCATATTATGAAAGGTTGGAGCCGTATCACCAGCGTGTGTCTCATTTGTTAGATGCATAGCGTTAACTTTTAGGCTATAATTGTAGATATGCAGATTTGaatcaaattataattaatCTTATCCCTTGATTTTGAAGCTAAATAATATTGGATCCCGGTGGAATGATGATGTTCTTAGAGTCTGTTCTTACAAGTAAGAGTAAACTTGTTACAAACACAATTCTAATGGGTATATTGGGGTGACAGATAAATTTACAATGCTGCATGGATT
This is a stretch of genomic DNA from Lotus japonicus ecotype B-129 chromosome 1, LjGifu_v1.2. It encodes these proteins:
- the LOC130733873 gene encoding probable serine/threonine-protein kinase WNK4 isoform X2 encodes the protein MRCFTTRIICSGFTQRYRKKYERVSIQAIKIWARQILKGLVYLHGHDPPVIHRDLKCDNIFVNGHLGQVKIGDLGLAAILRGSDSAHSVIGTPEFMAPELYEEEYNELADVYSFGMCVLEMITSDYPYSECSNPAQIYKKVTSGKLPMAFSRIEDSEAHKFIGKCLVPAAKRPSAKDLLLDPFLVFDDSSSTMKFEIQKPFLNDIEMEKLQLSDAFPRTEMKVIGKLNPEDDTIFLKVKISDKNGSVRNVFFPFDIFTDTPNDVAMEMVKELEIYDWDPFAIANMIDREISALLPHRRRSYSSDTFHTFNDLHDDTSSRCSSQGTYSNLNYFSMDDHEFSLAPIRQDKLHIMKSHKGTRYSPGEDMSNDNQCKVSGGSQTPSSGKSKIMRDNQRLTRNRSLIDMHSQLLHRSLVEEVNKRRLFKTVGAVENIGFQTPYDVSTKESHPVGIALNQKTTRTGKGAK
- the LOC130733873 gene encoding probable serine/threonine-protein kinase WNK4 isoform X1; the protein is MASKRENKEDHCYVETDPTGRYGRFGDVLGKGAMKTVYRAIDEVLGIEVAWNKVRLNEVLHNPDNLQRLYSEVHLLSTLKHESIIRFYTSWIDVNNKAFNFVTEMFTSGSLREYRKKYERVSIQAIKIWARQILKGLVYLHGHDPPVIHRDLKCDNIFVNGHLGQVKIGDLGLAAILRGSDSAHSVIGTPEFMAPELYEEEYNELADVYSFGMCVLEMITSDYPYSECSNPAQIYKKVTSGKLPMAFSRIEDSEAHKFIGKCLVPAAKRPSAKDLLLDPFLVFDDSSSTMKFEIQKPFLNDIEMEKLQLSDAFPRTEMKVIGKLNPEDDTIFLKVKISDKNGSVRNVFFPFDIFTDTPNDVAMEMVKELEIYDWDPFAIANMIDREISALLPHRRRSYSSDTFHTFNDLHDDTSSRCSSQGTYSNLNYFSMDDHEFSLAPIRQDKLHIMKSHKGTRYSPGEDMSNDNQCKVSGGSQTPSSGKSKIMRDNQRLTRNRSLIDMHSQLLHRSLVEEVNKRRLFKTVGAVENIGFQTPYDVSTKESHPVGIALNQKTTRTGKGAK